DNA sequence from the Acidobacteriota bacterium genome:
CACCAGCAGGGTGGGGAGGAACTGGAGCATGGAGCCGGACTGCGTGAAGATGGCGGGTACGTTGATCTCCATAACCGCCAGGAAGGCGAAGAACAGGCCGATGAGCGCCTCGCCGGCGATCAGACCGGAGGCGAGCAGTACGCCGGTGTTCTCCACCCGCGCCGACTGGGCTTCGTTGAGCTTCTTGCGGGCGACGACCTTGTCGGCGATCCCGCGGATCAGGCCACCAAGGAAGATGGCGAATGTGGTCTCCAGCGGCAGATACATGCCGACGCAGACCAGCATCGGGCTCTTGACCCGCAGCAGGATGAAACCGATGGCCATGAGGATGCCGACGATGATGAGCGGCCAGGCCATGTCGCCGCCCACGATGCCCTGTGACAGGATGGCCATCAGGCTGGCCTGGGGCGCGGGATAGTTGGCCCCACCCAGGCCCGTGCCGCCCCGGGTAATGTCGCCCTGGTGGAGGATCCACAGCGGGATGAACATGACGCCGGCGGAGAGGATCACGCCGAAGAAATCGCCCACCTGCATCTTCCACGGGGTGCCCCCCAGGATGTGGCCCACCTTCAGATCCTGCAGCATCTCGCCGGCCACGGCGGCGGCGACACAGATCACCGCGGCCACGCCGAGCACGGCAGCCACGCCGGGTTCACCGCTCACGCCCAGCGCCACCATGAGCAGGGCGGCGACGATAAGCGTGGAGAGGGTCAGGCCGCTGATCGGGTTGTTGCTGGAGCCGATGAGTCCCACGAGGTAGCCGGAGACCGCGGCGAAGAAAAAGCCGGCGATCACCATGACCACGGTGGCCACCAACGCCGCGCCGATATGGCCGCTGAAATAGTAGTAGATGAAAAACGTGGCGATCGAGGCGAGAATGATGCCGATGAAGACCCACTTGAAGGGCATGTCCTTCTCGGTCCGGTCCTCGGCGGTGCCGCCGGTGGCGGCCTTGCGCACGTCGCGAACAGCGCGCCCCAGACCGGCGGCCAGGCTGTTGCGCATGCGGTACAGGGTGAAGGCGGCGCTCATGAGCATGCCGCCGATGGCGATGGGACGGACGATCTTGGACCAGACGCTGTTGGCGAGGACGATCCAGATCTGCTCCGCCCAGTGCGCCGGGTTGGGATCGGCCAGGAAGGCGTTCCAGTATTTTTGATCCAGCAGATCCTTGATCGCTTCCGGGTTCTTGGCCAGGGTGTCGGTCACCTGGGTCCAGAGGGCGGGGCCGAGGAAGTAGAGCAGCAGCGGCACGAACAGGCCCCAGGCCAGCAGACCGCCGCTGAAGTTCAGGGCCGCCAGCTGCGGACCGATGATGTAGCCGACGCCGATGTACGCCGGCGACACGCCGGGGGTCGAGATGAGCGCACCGCCGCCGGCCTGGGCGCTGCTGGCGGAGTTGATGCCCAGCAGCTTGTCCTTGAAGGCGACAAACGCCTCACCCTTGGAGGCGAACAGTTTGAACTCCTTGAAGAACTGGATGGCGGCGCCGATGCCCATGGCGGTGAACAGGAACTTGGCCCCGCCGCCCTTGGCACCGCGGCCGGCCTTGTGGATTTCGGAGGCGGCCACCGACTCGGGGAACGGCAGCTCCTTGTCTTCCACCATGACCCGCCGCAGGATGGTCACGAACAGAATGCCGATGAAACAACCCACCAGCATGATGGCGGTGGCCTCGAGGTAGTGGGACAGGGTCATGAAATCCCCCGTCCATACCCCGGCGATCATGAACGCCGGGATTGTGAAGATGGCCCCGGCGGCGACCGACTCGCCGATGGAGCCGACGGTCCGGGTGATGTTCTCCTCGAGGATACTGCCCTTGAACAGCTTCAACAGGGCCATGCCGATGACGGCGGCCGGGTAGGTCGCAGCGATGGTCATGCCGGCCTTGAGGCCGAGGTAGGCGTTGGCGGCGCCGAGGATCACCGCCAGCGGCAAACCGATGGCCATGGCGCGAAGGGTGAACTCCTTCATGTCCGTCGTCACAGGAACGTAGGGGACGTGCTTCTGATCGGCCATACGCTTCTCCTTGGTGGAGTGGATGAAACGGGATGAGTAAACTGGGCTAGTGTAATGCAACCGCCCGCGAAGATCAATTGAATTTCCGGACGGATACCATCCGAACCGCCCGCCGGCGGAGGATTCCCGGCAACGGGTTTGGCGAAGCAGGCGGCCGCAGCCTACGATTTGAGGGTGACGACTGCCGTCCGGTCGCCGATCTCGATCTGCTGCAAGCGCTCCGGAAGACGGAAGCCGTAGTCGGGGTCGTACTCGACGCGGGGCAGGCTTTTCCGGAGAAAGGGAATCACCAGGGCGGGCGGCACAGGGAGCCGGCCCATCTGAATGGACTCGATCTGGACGTAGCACCGGTTGATGATGTCCCGGGTGGGGGTTAGACGGACCTGCAGCGTCCCGGTGGTCTTCAGGAGGTCGGGGAACGCGTCGCGCTTGTCCGCGGGCAGGTGGTCGTGGACCGCCTGGCCGTTGATGCGGCAGACCAGATCCACCCGATCCGGCGTCAGGCGGGCCACGGCGCTTTCCAGCCCACGGGCCGGCAGGTCCTGGCGCTGGAGCTCGTACTGGAGCTGCTCGTTGATCTCCTGTTCGGTCAGTCGCCAGGTCGTCTCGCCGGCGCTCGGCGCAGCGGACGGAGCCGCCGCGTCGGCGGCGGGAGGCGCCGCGTCGGCGCCCCGCAGGGACTGCGCGAGCTGCTCCACTTTCTCCACCCGTCGGGGCGGCGGGGGTTTCAGTTCTGTTAAATCGGGCGCGTCCAGGATCGGCCCCAGCAGGTCGGCCGGACGCGGCAAAAAGAGAAGCGCCGCACCCACGGCCAGCACGGCCAGGCCGGCCAGACCGGCCACGATCAACAGGATCTGTTTCACGGGTTTATTCATCGGAGGCGTCCTCGGGGGTCGGGCCGGCAGCGGTCGTGTCCGGTCGATGTTCCAGACCGCGGATGATGGCGTCGACGCGCTCCGCCTTCTCCTCGGCGTCGTCGTAGAAGAAGAGGAATTTGGGCGTGTGCTTCAACCCCAGGCTCGCCGCGGCCTGGGAGCGGATGAAGGGCGCGGCGTGCTCCAGGGCGTGCAGCACGTCGGGGCGCTCTTCCGGCGGACCGTCATTGAGCACGTACACGCGGCAGGTGTTCAGGTCCGGCGCGAGCCGGATGCGGGTGACGCGGCAACCGATCAGCCGCGGATCATCCATCTCGAAGGGAATGATGCCCTCCAGTTCCTCGAACAGGAGCTCGGAGATGCGGGCCATGCGGATCGATGGGTCGGTCATGATGGAAGTCCTGCGGCGGAGAATTCCAGCAAACAGCTATGGATGATCCTTCCCCGGAAAAAGATGAACATGGCGAGTCCGTTTCGTCCCGGATCAGACCCCGCTCAGGAGCCGGTCAGCCAGGAACCCGGGCAGGTTCGAAAGCTGGATCCGCCGGACGGTCTTGCCGATGTCGTACGGGATCTTGAGGAACGTAATCACGGCCCGGCCCGTGTCCAGGACCACGCAGGAGGCGCGTGGGTCGTAATCCCGCGGCTGCCCGACGGAGCCTGGGTTGATCAGGTAGCGGGTCTGGCCGCTCAGGTCGAGCTTGGCCTCGAAGCGGTCGCGCGGGATGAAGTAGTAGAACGAGGAGTTGCGTTCCTCCAGCACGAAGAGGCCGGGCACGTGGGTGTGTCCGAACAGGCAGATGGTGGTGTCGAAGCACTGGAAGCTCAGGTAGGCGTCGTTCTCGTAGAGGATGTAATAGTCCTCATCCATGGGCGAGCCATGGCAGATGGTGATCAGCGGATCCACCCGCAGCGGCCCCGCGGGCAGGGAGCGGACGTACTCCAGGCTGCGGGGGTTGAGCTGCTCTTTCGTCCACATGGCGCTCAGCAGGGCGTTGGTGTTGAAGTTGTCGCCGCTCTCCACGCCGGAACACACCTTGTCGTGATTGCCGCGGATGATGGCCGTGGGCTTGAGCCGCCGGACGCGCTGGACCACTTCGTTCGGGGTGGCGGCGTAGCCGATGAGATCGCCCAGGAACAGCAGATGGTCGTACTCGGGCACGTGGGCCAGGACGGCCGCCAGCGCCTCGAGGTTGCTATGGATGTCCGACAAGATGAGATAGCGCATCGTTGTGAGCCGCCTCGGCCGCACTATATCACAGGCGCCGGCCGGCACCAACCCCGTATCCGGCGGGTGGCGGGCGCGTGCGACTGCCGGTTGCCAAGCCGGGCGGGGATGAGTATGATGGAGCCACGTTCGCACCGCTTTGCAAGGAGTGGGTCGCATGAGGAGAATTCTGCTGAGCAGCCTGTGGCTGGCCTTGACCGCCGTCGCGGTTTGGGGCGCCGATGCCGCCGTGACCGAATCGTCCACCGGCAAGAGTTTCCCGGTCTCGCGCCGGGTGGCCACCGACGCCGGGGAGATCGAAGTCGCCTGCGTGGGCACCGGTGTCCGCACCAAGTTGGTGATCAAGGTGTATGCGCTGGGTTTCTATGTCGAGGAGGCGTATCGCCAGAAGGTCCGTCCCGGCTGGCAGAAGCAGGCGCCCACCATTGATCGGCTGCAGGAAACGCCCGCGTTTTTCGACAGCCTGCTGCGCGACGCCTACGTTCGGCAGTTCGAGCTCCAGTTTGTCCGGGAGGTGGAGGCGGACAAGATCCAGGACGCGTTCGGCGAAGGGATCGCGGACAACCTGCCGGAGATGAAGAGCAATCCGCAGGTGGCGGCCGACGCCCGCCGGTTCATCGGCTGGTTCAAGAACACGGCCAGGGAGAACGACCGGCTGGTCATCACCATCGCCGCCGACGGCACCATCACCGCACACCAGAACCAGACCGAGCTGGGCCGGCTGAAGAATCCGGTGCTGGCCCGGGGAGTGACCGGCATCTGGCTCGGGCGGAAGTGCATCTCCGACAGTCTGAAGGAGGGTCTGGTCACGCGGTTCTACCGCTAGCGTGCGGCCGCGGCCGTCTCATATGGAAACGGTGTGTTCAGGCGCCCGGCCGCCGGTTGGCGGCCAGGCAGGGCGATCAGATGTTCAGGGCGGCCTGGAGCCGAGCGAAGGTGGTGGCCAGGTCTTCGGGGAGGACGCGGGTCTCGCCCATCGTGGACACGAGGTTCGAATCCCCCACCCACCGCGGGATCAGGTGCAGGTGAAGATGTCCGGCGACTCCGGCGCCCGCACACTTTCCCTGGTTCCAGCCGATATTGAACCCCTCCGGTCCGTAAGTGGTTGCGATGACCCGCTGCAGTCGCTGGGCCGTGGCGATGAGTTCCGTCGTCTCCGCCGGGCTCATTTCGTGGAAGGCGGCGAAATGCCGATACGGCACGACCATGCTGTGACCGGAGGTGTAGGGGAAGCGGTTCAGCACCACGTAGCAGTATTCCCCCCGGCTCAGCACGTACTCCTCGCCCGCCTGGAGTCGGGCCAAGCGGCAGAACACGCATACATCATCCGTGTTGTGATGTAATCCGGCGATGTAGGCGTAGCGCCAGGGGGTCCAGAGAAAATCCATGCGTCACGAATTGATCAGATCCCGCAGTTCCTTGCCGGGTTTGAAATAAGGGATTTTTTTGCCGGGCACGTTGACCGTCTCGCCCGTCTTGGGGTTGCGTCCCTTGCGGGGGCCGCGGACCCGAATCTTGAAACTGCCGAAGCCGCGCAGCTCCACCTTCTCGCCGTCCTGGAGGGAGTTGATGATGCTGTCCAGCACGGTCTGAACTACCACGCTGGCATCGTGTTTGGTGAGGCTGGATTTTTGGACCAGTCGGTTGACAAGTTCCGCTTTAGTCATGAAGACCTCCCGAGGGATATAGAATGGGATGTGGGATAACCCTAACAGAAAACGGCGTTTTTGTCCACACGAAAATCGCCGGAGCGGGCCGGCGGGCTCATGAGACGGGACTGGTCAGGATGGGCATGACGGGGACGTCGCTGGGAATCTGGCGGGCGCTGAGGCTGATCCGGCGGTCGGCGGGATTGAGCTTGAGGAGGCGCACGCAGACCGGTTGGCCCACCCGGGCGAGGGCGGTGGCTTCGGGCGGGCAGCCTTCCGGAAACTCGCTGATGTGGCAGAGGCCTTCGAGTCCCTCGTTCAGTCGGATAAAGGCGCCGAAATCCACGATCCGCGTCACCACGCCGTGTACCAGGTCGCCGGGCTGATGGCGATCGAAGAACTTCTCCCACACGTTTTCCTCGAGTTGCTTGAGGCCGAGGATGAGCTTTTGGGCGGCCGGATTGAACTCCAGCACCACGGCCTGGAGCCGGGTACCGACGACGCGAGCCGGATCGAGCGGCTGATGGATCCAGCTGAGGTCCGACCGGTGGATCCGGCCGACGACATCGGGCGCCGCCTCCACGAGAAGGCCGTATCCGTCCACCGCGCAGACGCGCACCTCCAGGCAGTCGCCGGGCTGGCATTGCGGCTGGAGCTGTTCCCACGGGTTGGGCAGCATCCGCTTGATGCTCAGCGAGAGGCGACGGGCCTGGACGTCGAGGCTGAGGATCTGGAGCCGGACCCAATCGCCCGGCCGGTACCGTTCGCGATACGAGCAATCGAAGGGATTCCAGGAAATCTCGCTGCGGTGGAGCAGCCCCTCGATG
Encoded proteins:
- a CDS encoding oligopeptide transporter, OPT family, giving the protein MADQKHVPYVPVTTDMKEFTLRAMAIGLPLAVILGAANAYLGLKAGMTIAATYPAAVIGMALLKLFKGSILEENITRTVGSIGESVAAGAIFTIPAFMIAGVWTGDFMTLSHYLEATAIMLVGCFIGILFVTILRRVMVEDKELPFPESVAASEIHKAGRGAKGGGAKFLFTAMGIGAAIQFFKEFKLFASKGEAFVAFKDKLLGINSASSAQAGGGALISTPGVSPAYIGVGYIIGPQLAALNFSGGLLAWGLFVPLLLYFLGPALWTQVTDTLAKNPEAIKDLLDQKYWNAFLADPNPAHWAEQIWIVLANSVWSKIVRPIAIGGMLMSAAFTLYRMRNSLAAGLGRAVRDVRKAATGGTAEDRTEKDMPFKWVFIGIILASIATFFIYYYFSGHIGAALVATVVMVIAGFFFAAVSGYLVGLIGSSNNPISGLTLSTLIVAALLMVALGVSGEPGVAAVLGVAAVICVAAAVAGEMLQDLKVGHILGGTPWKMQVGDFFGVILSAGVMFIPLWILHQGDITRGGTGLGGANYPAPQASLMAILSQGIVGGDMAWPLIIVGILMAIGFILLRVKSPMLVCVGMYLPLETTFAIFLGGLIRGIADKVVARKKLNEAQSARVENTGVLLASGLIAGEALIGLFFAFLAVMEINVPAIFTQSGSMLQFLPTLLVFLFVGWYLVKVPVSNAGSPDEPAPPRAM
- a CDS encoding HIT domain-containing protein; the protein is MDFLWTPWRYAYIAGLHHNTDDVCVFCRLARLQAGEEYVLSRGEYCYVVLNRFPYTSGHSMVVPYRHFAAFHEMSPAETTELIATAQRLQRVIATTYGPEGFNIGWNQGKCAGAGVAGHLHLHLIPRWVGDSNLVSTMGETRVLPEDLATTFARLQAALNI
- the rbfA gene encoding 30S ribosome-binding factor RbfA — its product is MTDPSIRMARISELLFEELEGIIPFEMDDPRLIGCRVTRIRLAPDLNTCRVYVLNDGPPEERPDVLHALEHAAPFIRSQAAASLGLKHTPKFLFFYDDAEEKAERVDAIIRGLEHRPDTTAAGPTPEDASDE
- a CDS encoding metallophosphoesterase family protein yields the protein MRYLILSDIHSNLEALAAVLAHVPEYDHLLFLGDLIGYAATPNEVVQRVRRLKPTAIIRGNHDKVCSGVESGDNFNTNALLSAMWTKEQLNPRSLEYVRSLPAGPLRVDPLITICHGSPMDEDYYILYENDAYLSFQCFDTTICLFGHTHVPGLFVLEERNSSFYYFIPRDRFEAKLDLSGQTRYLINPGSVGQPRDYDPRASCVVLDTGRAVITFLKIPYDIGKTVRRIQLSNLPGFLADRLLSGV
- a CDS encoding integration host factor subunit beta is translated as MTKAELVNRLVQKSSLTKHDASVVVQTVLDSIINSLQDGEKVELRGFGSFKIRVRGPRKGRNPKTGETVNVPGKKIPYFKPGKELRDLINS